One Ananas comosus cultivar F153 linkage group 23, ASM154086v1, whole genome shotgun sequence genomic window carries:
- the LOC109728107 gene encoding superoxide dismutase [Fe], chloroplastic isoform X1, with amino-acid sequence MAAASVGAPLLGLGGAEATLSRLRPPPPGGHESIPLRRSAAAVAASIPRRRESLRSAERASVASSRKTPTRAMLGFPSLCPTSLPSRQSRGRNNVRRRAPVAAALLELKPPPYPLDALEPHLSREAVEHHWGRHQRSHVDCLNAAIAGTQLEGMELEDMVVAAYNKGDPHPPFVHAAQIWNHDFFWQSMKPGGGGEPSGRLMELIERDFGSYERMIKELKHAALTQFGSGWAWLAYKANRLEVGNAVNPCPSEKDNKLVVAKTPNAVNPLLWDYSPLLAIDVWEHAYYLDYENRRADYVSTFLDKLVSWEVVSSRLENAINRATERAKVDEKRRQDDDVEATSRKPVEMYLDSDNDDSETE; translated from the exons ATGGCGGCGGCGAGCGTCGGCGCGCCGCTGCTTGGACTGGGCGGCGCGGAGGCGACGCTCTCTCGGCTTCGCCCTCCGCCGCCCGGCGGCCACGAATCCATCCCCCTCCGCCGATCCGCCGCTGCAGTCGCCGCTTCGATCCCCCGCCGCCGCGAATCCCTCCGCTCAG CAGAAAGGGCATCAGTTGCGAGCTCTCGAAAAACTCCGACTCGTGCGATGCTCGGCTTCCCATCCCTATGTCCTACTTCTCTTCCTTCCAGGCAGAGCCGCGGACGTAACAATGTGCGGCGGCGAGCGCCCGTTGCTGCCGCCCTTCTTGAGCTGAAGCCACCTCCTTATCCGCTG GACGCGCTGGAGCCGCATTTGAGCCGGGAGGCAGTGGAGCATCACTGGGGACGGCATCAGAGGAGCCACGTGGACTGCCTCAATGCAGCGATTGCGGGGACCCAGCTGGAGGGGATGGAGTTGGAGGACATGGTGGTCGCTGCCTACAACAAGGGCGACCCTCACCCTCCCTTCGTCCATGCCGCGCAG ATTTGGAACCATGACTTCTTCTGGCAGTCGATGAAACCTGGTGGTGGAGGGGAGCCCTCCGGGAGACTCATGGAGTTGATCGAGAGGGACTTCGGATCGTACGAAAGGATGATAAAGGAGTTGAAGCACGCAGCATTGACCCAGTTTGGTTCTGGATGGGCTTGGCTTGCGT ATAAGGCGAACAGACTCGAGGTAGGAAATGCTGTTAATCCTTGTCCCTCAGAAAAGGATAATAAGCTCGTGGTAGCTAAAACTCCTAATGCTGTGAATCCACTGCTTTGGGATTATTCG CCACTCCTTGCCATTGATGTTTGGGAG CATGCTTACTACCTGGACTATGAG AATCGAAGGGCTGATTATGTGTCCACCTTTTTGGACAAGCTCGTCTCGTGGGAGGTTGTTAGCTCGCGGCTCGAAAATGCAATCAATCGAGCCACAGAGAGGGCAAAGGTGGACGAGAAAAGAAGACAAGACGACGACGTTGAGGCTACTAGCAGAAAGCCTGTTGAGATGTATTTAGATAGCGACAACGATGATTCGGAGACTGAATAA
- the LOC109728107 gene encoding superoxide dismutase [Fe], chloroplastic isoform X2 codes for MAAASVGAPLLGLGGAEATLSRLRPPPPGGHESIPLRRSAAAVAASIPRRRESLRSERASVASSRKTPTRAMLGFPSLCPTSLPSRQSRGRNNVRRRAPVAAALLELKPPPYPLDALEPHLSREAVEHHWGRHQRSHVDCLNAAIAGTQLEGMELEDMVVAAYNKGDPHPPFVHAAQIWNHDFFWQSMKPGGGGEPSGRLMELIERDFGSYERMIKELKHAALTQFGSGWAWLAYKANRLEVGNAVNPCPSEKDNKLVVAKTPNAVNPLLWDYSPLLAIDVWEHAYYLDYENRRADYVSTFLDKLVSWEVVSSRLENAINRATERAKVDEKRRQDDDVEATSRKPVEMYLDSDNDDSETE; via the exons ATGGCGGCGGCGAGCGTCGGCGCGCCGCTGCTTGGACTGGGCGGCGCGGAGGCGACGCTCTCTCGGCTTCGCCCTCCGCCGCCCGGCGGCCACGAATCCATCCCCCTCCGCCGATCCGCCGCTGCAGTCGCCGCTTCGATCCCCCGCCGCCGCGAATCCCTCCGCTCAG AAAGGGCATCAGTTGCGAGCTCTCGAAAAACTCCGACTCGTGCGATGCTCGGCTTCCCATCCCTATGTCCTACTTCTCTTCCTTCCAGGCAGAGCCGCGGACGTAACAATGTGCGGCGGCGAGCGCCCGTTGCTGCCGCCCTTCTTGAGCTGAAGCCACCTCCTTATCCGCTG GACGCGCTGGAGCCGCATTTGAGCCGGGAGGCAGTGGAGCATCACTGGGGACGGCATCAGAGGAGCCACGTGGACTGCCTCAATGCAGCGATTGCGGGGACCCAGCTGGAGGGGATGGAGTTGGAGGACATGGTGGTCGCTGCCTACAACAAGGGCGACCCTCACCCTCCCTTCGTCCATGCCGCGCAG ATTTGGAACCATGACTTCTTCTGGCAGTCGATGAAACCTGGTGGTGGAGGGGAGCCCTCCGGGAGACTCATGGAGTTGATCGAGAGGGACTTCGGATCGTACGAAAGGATGATAAAGGAGTTGAAGCACGCAGCATTGACCCAGTTTGGTTCTGGATGGGCTTGGCTTGCGT ATAAGGCGAACAGACTCGAGGTAGGAAATGCTGTTAATCCTTGTCCCTCAGAAAAGGATAATAAGCTCGTGGTAGCTAAAACTCCTAATGCTGTGAATCCACTGCTTTGGGATTATTCG CCACTCCTTGCCATTGATGTTTGGGAG CATGCTTACTACCTGGACTATGAG AATCGAAGGGCTGATTATGTGTCCACCTTTTTGGACAAGCTCGTCTCGTGGGAGGTTGTTAGCTCGCGGCTCGAAAATGCAATCAATCGAGCCACAGAGAGGGCAAAGGTGGACGAGAAAAGAAGACAAGACGACGACGTTGAGGCTACTAGCAGAAAGCCTGTTGAGATGTATTTAGATAGCGACAACGATGATTCGGAGACTGAATAA
- the LOC109728107 gene encoding superoxide dismutase [Fe] 2, chloroplastic isoform X3 has protein sequence MELEDMVVAAYNKGDPHPPFVHAAQIWNHDFFWQSMKPGGGGEPSGRLMELIERDFGSYERMIKELKHAALTQFGSGWAWLAYKANRLEVGNAVNPCPSEKDNKLVVAKTPNAVNPLLWDYSPLLAIDVWEHAYYLDYENRRADYVSTFLDKLVSWEVVSSRLENAINRATERAKVDEKRRQDDDVEATSRKPVEMYLDSDNDDSETE, from the exons ATGGAGTTGGAGGACATGGTGGTCGCTGCCTACAACAAGGGCGACCCTCACCCTCCCTTCGTCCATGCCGCGCAG ATTTGGAACCATGACTTCTTCTGGCAGTCGATGAAACCTGGTGGTGGAGGGGAGCCCTCCGGGAGACTCATGGAGTTGATCGAGAGGGACTTCGGATCGTACGAAAGGATGATAAAGGAGTTGAAGCACGCAGCATTGACCCAGTTTGGTTCTGGATGGGCTTGGCTTGCGT ATAAGGCGAACAGACTCGAGGTAGGAAATGCTGTTAATCCTTGTCCCTCAGAAAAGGATAATAAGCTCGTGGTAGCTAAAACTCCTAATGCTGTGAATCCACTGCTTTGGGATTATTCG CCACTCCTTGCCATTGATGTTTGGGAG CATGCTTACTACCTGGACTATGAG AATCGAAGGGCTGATTATGTGTCCACCTTTTTGGACAAGCTCGTCTCGTGGGAGGTTGTTAGCTCGCGGCTCGAAAATGCAATCAATCGAGCCACAGAGAGGGCAAAGGTGGACGAGAAAAGAAGACAAGACGACGACGTTGAGGCTACTAGCAGAAAGCCTGTTGAGATGTATTTAGATAGCGACAACGATGATTCGGAGACTGAATAA